In Apium graveolens cultivar Ventura chromosome 10, ASM990537v1, whole genome shotgun sequence, the following are encoded in one genomic region:
- the LOC141692673 gene encoding AAA-ATPase At5g57480-like gives MKEFWTSLASLMGVWAFCQSILHTVFPPELRFASVKIFQRLFHWASSYCYYDITEIDGVNTNELYNAVQLYLSSSASITGNRLSLTRGLNSSAITFGLSNNDRLADMYNGIQVTWEHVVTQRQSQSFSWRPLPEEKRGFTLRINKKNKSVILDSYFNFIMERANEIRRLNQDRLLYTNSRGGSLDARGHPWESVPFKHPSTFDTLAMDPSRKIKIMSDLKDFADGQDFYRRTGRAWKRGYLLYGPPGTGKSSMIAAMANYLGYDIYDLELTEVHTNSELRKLLMKTSSKSIIVIEDIDCSINLTNRKKKNNSSSSSAGRGQDGLLPAEMRGGAGEENVNSITLSGLLNFTDGLWSCCGSERIFVFTTNHIEKLDPALLRSGRMDMHIFMNYCSFDSLKILFKSYLEYDEGDIEEDLMKQLREVIDKAEMTPADISELLIKNRRDKEKAVWELLEALRLKAEKKEKGNVINEEEQEKRALESNGCEEDDQVVEKRGEEEEEQEAAEELFDQKLI, from the coding sequence ATGAAGGAGTTCTGGACTTCTCTAGCATCCCTTATGGGAGTATGGGCTTTTTGTCAAAGCATACTCCACACGGTTTTCCCACCCGAACTCCGTTTCGCTTCCGTCAAAATCTTCCAACGCCTCTTCCACTGGGCCTCCTCTTACTGCTACTACGACATAACTGAGATAGACGGCGTCAACACTAACGAGCTCTACAACGCGGTCCAGCTCTACTTGTCTAGCTCGGCCTCGATAACCGGTAACCGTTTAAGTCTCACGCGCGGCCTTAACTCCTCCGCAATCACATTCGGTTTATCGAACAACGATCGCCTGGCTGATATGTATAATGGGATACAGGTTACGTGGGAGCATGTTGTTACGCAACGACAGAGTCAGTCATTCTCCTGGAGGCCTTTACCCGAAGAGAAACGCGGGTTCACGTTGCGCATCAATAAGAAAAATAAATCGGTTATTTTAGactcttattttaattttattatggAGAGAGCCAATGAAATAAGACGATTAAATCAAGACAGGTTGTTGTACACCAATTCCCGAGGTGGATCTTTAGATGCGCGTGGGCATCCCTGGGAATCTGTGCCGTTTAAACATCCTAGTACTTTTGATACACTTGCTATGGATCCTTCTAGAAAGATTAAAATTATGTCCGATTTAAAAGATTTTGCGGACGGCCAAGATTTTTACAGGAGGACCGGTCGCGCTTGGAAGCGCGGGTATTTATTGTACGGTCCTCCTGGTACGGGGAAGTCTAGTATGATTGCCGCAATGGCGAATTATCTAGGTTACGATATTTATGATTTGGAGTTGACCGAGGTGCACACAAATTCTGAGTTGAGGAAGTTGTTGATGAAGACTAGTTCTAAGTCGATAATTGTTATTGAAGATATTGATTGTTCGATAAATTTGACGAATAGGAAGAAGAAGAATAATAGTAGTAGTAGCTCAGCTGGTAGAGGCCAGGACGGGCTATTGCCCGCGGAAATGAGAGGTGGTGCGGGGGAGGAGAATGTTAATTCGATTACTTTATCGGGATTGTTGAATTTTACGGATGGATTGTGGTCGTGTTGCGGAAGTGAGAGGATTTTTGTGTTTACTACTAATCATATAGAGAAACTTGATCCGGCATTGTTGAGGAGTGGGAGGATGGATATgcatatatttatgaattattgTTCGTTCGATTCGTTGAAGATACTTTTCAAGAGTTATTTGGAGTACGATGAAGGTGACATTGAGGAGGATCTGATGAAACAGTTGAGAGAAGTTATCGATAAAGCTGAGATGACACCGGCTGATATTAGCGAGCTATTGATCAAAAATCGAAGAGATAAAGAAAAGGCTGTTTGGGAATTATTAGAGGCATTGAGATTGAAGGCGGAGAAGAAGGAGAAGGGGAATGTGATCAATGAAGAGGAGCAAGAGAAGAGGGCATTGGAGAGTAATGGCTGTGAAGAAGATGATCAGGTTGTCGAAAAACgcggagaagaagaagaagaacaagaagcAGCAGAAGAATTATTTGATCAGAAACTAATTTGa
- the LOC141692774 gene encoding mitochondrial outer membrane protein porin 6: MGNGPAPYPNIGKRAKDLLTKDYNYDHKFLLSLPSSTGMGLVATGSKINQYFVGDISTEYKSGRTAVNVKVNTSSNISTKVTVNDVLPCMNAACSFDIPDHKSGKLDLHYLHHRAAICSSIGLHPAPLLELSAVIGDKGLALGGEVGLDTASSSFTKYNAGISFNRPDFSAALMLLDKGQTLKASYIQSVSSSSGTEIAAEMTHSFTSSENKFSFGSSHMVDPLTMVKARFSNDGRVAMLCQREWRPKSLITVSAEHDTKAVNTAPKLGITLALKP; encoded by the exons ATGGGCAATGGTCCTGCACCATATCCAAATATTGGTAAACGTGCGAAAG ACCTCTTGACGAAAGATTACAACTATGATCACAAGTTTCTATTATCTCTCCCAAGTTCTACTGGAATG GGACTTGTTGCTACGGGGTCAAAgataaatcaatattttgttGGTGACATAAGTACAGAGTATAAGAGTGGAAGGACCGCTGTAAATGTGAAAGTTAATACTTCTTCTAAT ATATCCACAAAAGTTACCGTCAATGATGTATTGCCCTGTATGAATGCAGCATGTAGCTTTGACATTCCTGATCATAAGTCTGGAAAG CTGGATCTGCACTACCTGCATCACCGTGCAGCCATCTGTTCTAGTATTGGCCTGCATCCAGCCCCTTTGTTGGAACTTTCTGCAGTAATTGGTGACAAAGGTCTAGCTCTTGGTGGTGAAGTTGGACTTGATACTGCATCATCTTCTTTTACAAAGTACAATGCTGGGATAAGCTTCAACAGACCAGATTTTTCAGCAGCACTGATGCT GCTGGACAAAGGACAAACATTGAAGGCATCGTATATTCAGTCTGTAAGTTCCTCGAGTGGAACTGAGATTGCGGCGGAGATGACTCATAGCTTTACTTCCTCTGAAAACAAATTTAGCTTCGGAAGCAGCCATATGGTTGATCCTTTAACTATGGTGAAAGCACGATTTTCCAATGATGGTAGGGTTGCAATGTTATGCCAACGAGAATGGaggccaaaatctcttataaccGTTTCAGCCGAGCATGACACCAAGGCTGTAAATACAGCCCCAAAATTGGGTATTACCCTTGCTCTCAAGCCCTGA
- the LOC141689965 gene encoding uncharacterized protein LOC141689965, whose translation MMVASSFDLWQKDTFFTAAEEVQHSADIMESAYRNWARQRREGLAAQELNELCREVQTAFGTAKWQLEEFEKAVKLSYGNRADDLTKDRHRQFVNAIENQIAHVEAELEKSYNEEGKQPLRWVNLDEGECDDLAMFLSGTRKTVQGPDEHDTKLGKATKYLPLEKQCIVQNTDIRVNFDSKGDVPRKTKGLKYVNPTMDDSYIIEVATNESPETSDSSCSQVDRKIGTRRNWSTPNFGSLSITIDAKNDAVNGLMSSVEATPKEKGTKPVFWKPTFVDQLQAMRGINRINQLFRIVLGSQRQLQTLVLQRNRSFQLILALMIAALFIVPFAFYTI comes from the exons ATGATGGTAGCTAGCAGTTTTGATCTATGGCAAAAAGATACCTTTTTTACAGCTGCTGAAGAAGTTCAACATTCTGCTGATAT AATGGAGTCAGCTTATAGAAATTGGGCAAGACAGAGAAGAGAAGGATTGGCAGCGCAGGAATTAAATGAATTATGTAGGGAGGTTCAAACTGCTTTCGGTACTGCAAAATGGCAG TTGGAGGAATTTGAAAAAGCGGTCAAATTGAGCTATGGAAATCGTGCTGATGATTTAACGAAAGACAGACATCGACAATTTGTAAACGCTATAGAAAATCAGATTGCTCATGTAGAAGCGGAGCTGGAGAAATCTTATAACGAGGAAGGGAAGCAACCCCTTCGTTGGGTGAATTTGGATGAAGGAGAATGTGATGACTTAGCCATGTTTCTCTCAGGAACTCGCAAAACCGTACAAGGTCCAGATGAACATGATACCAAGTTGGGTAAAGCCACGAAATATTTGCCTTTGGAGAAACAGTGTATTGTACAAAATACAGATATTCGTGTAAATTTTGACTCCAAAGGAGATGTTCCAAGGAAAACAAAGGGTTTGAAATATGTTAATCCTACCATGGATGATAGTTATATCATAGAAGTAGCAACAAATGAATCTCCTGAAACAAGTGATAGTTCATGCAGTCAAGTTGACAGAAAAATTGGTACAAGGAGAAATTGGAGTACACCAAATTTTGGTTCGCTGAGTATTACGATTGATGCTAAAAATGATGCAGTGAATGGATTGATGTCTAGCGTTGAAGCTACACCAAAAGAGAAGGGCACCAAGCCTGTCTTTTGGAAGCCGACATTTGTTGATCAATTACAAGCAATGAGAGGAATAAACAGAATTAATCAG CTTTTCAGAATAGTTCTTGGAAGTCAAAGACAACTACAAACCTTAGTGTTGCAAAGAAATCGTTCTTTTCAACTTATTCTTGCATTAATGATAGCTGCTCTCTTCATTG TGCCTTTTGCATT